ttcttcttccttttcgacagagaaagacacctGGAGCGCAGCAATGTGGATGGCCTGTGGCTTAAGGCACTCCCGCTGTAGCTCGCGAAAAGAGCGGAGCCAGATCTTGCAACTTCTTtcgcgtgcatgcgaagaaaCCCGCGCCGGAtactgctgtctctccactaCATCCGAGACAATCAGCGATGCGTGTCTTCTGTAGAGCGAGCAAGGGAACTTTTGAGGGGAGAGACTCTTTCCTGGTGCCTCTGAAAAGCGAAGAATGCCTCAAagcggaaaacagagacgaaaacggcGACTCAGTTCCCAGACAGGACGGCGAACATCAAGACAAACCACTTTCCCTAGCCGGCCGCCGCCCGCGAGCCTCACGACCAAGTGCCCAGAGGGTCACTTCCTTCCTTCCGCAAGAAGACGCGATTGTTGCAGAAGATGGACGGCaaacgcagacagaaaaggagagaaaagtctTTTCGAAGAAAGCAACTCTAGCtaaaacgagaaacgcagtTTCCTAGCGACACTCCGAGTCCCCCTCTCAGTCTGGGACCGCGTTTAggtgtgtgtacatacaccccgaGAAGCGGAAAAGCTGCTACCGAAGGGGATTTCTCACAGCTTTTTCCGGTCTTCCTGAAACATTTCTCCGAATTTCTCTGagttttcttgtcttttgtGTCGTGACTCCTCGCCTGAAAGCAGGAAGGGTGTCCCCAACGACGGCTCACGTGGGTCCACGGTGTCCatgagaagacgaagcacgATGATTTTtcgagtgtacgtacaccgcagcaGCGAGGCTCGGCAAGTGGACGTGTACCGATTATTCACCTGTAATAGTCTTCGTTGGCTTCCCAAGTGGATTTTCAGCATTCACTACCACAGCCTAGCGTCACCAGTTATCAAAACACGCGGATGTACGAAATCCAGAACTCTGTGGAAACTCTCACCCGTCCAGCAGCGTCGATACGTACAGATGTACACATCTAACTGGATACGTCCTCTGCACGTGGataggtgcatgcatgcgcaatGAAGGAACGAACCTGCCCTTTTTCCTCAATAGATATGTAACCACGACTGGGAATGGACCTGTGGAGAGCCTTACCTCATGCTACAATAAATATACAGAGAATTCTCAGGAAACCCAGTAGAGGTCAGAAGGCCTTGCTGTTCCGACATgcggtgtctagacacctgAACTGTGGGGTGTATGTATACCTGAGTTCCCTGGCTTTAGCAGACAGTGGCCAGGACCTTCGAGACGCGAGTCCGCCGGCTTGTACTTTTTTTCAGTACTCTCTGTGCATGTGGCaactctctccactttcttttctccctaTCTGTGAGCCTGAATGTCTGCAACGAGACACTCACTTTGCTTCTTTGGGCTTCAGTCTAGCTGAAAAACACTTTCCGTCTTCCTGGGCAAATCCTATCTCGCGTGAACCAGCAGAAGCTGCCGTTCTCCATTCGCTGCCCCCATATGccgttgttttcttcgccaCAGTTTCGACTGTACATTCGAggcttttcgcttcttcaaaAGACTACATCATCGTTTTAGACAgccttcttgcttctctctgcaggttGGAACTCCTGCCTTACCCCCGCCCCCAACCTCCCAGCACAGTAACGGCACCCCGTTGAGAGTTAGAGTGTGAAAGAAAAGTGCATGTTTGTCAGGTTTGAAAGAGACCGAGAAATCGATGGAACAGAGAGACCATCGAAACTGTTGGCTAAGTATTTTCTCGAGAAACAACGAATGAACGCGTACAGAGGCGACCTGAGCCCTCAGTCACTCAGGCCCCCCTCCCCCTCGGAGCTACTCGGTCCAGAACCGCAGACTTTGTCAAAAAGAGTTTAACCAGCACCGAAACCCCAGTACAGAGCTGAGTTCGGCTCTCCTGCAAATGTTTAAAAACTCTAAAACACTCTCGGGGCTCCGAAGATACACTCGCCAAAAAggcaaagagcgagagaaggcgatgagaagagagacgaaacattTTTTCTGAAGCTGTAGCAGACACTCTGTTCCCTCTGTTTTGCGCCagcgtcttttctctcgagatGGAAAGTAAGCCTCTATTTCTCGTTGAAGCCTCTGTGGGCGTCCCCCGCTTCACCCGGCTTTCCTCTCCGACTCCTGGAGCaactctctccactttctcccAGCCTCCAAGTACAACTCGTGACACCGCAGGGCCTCTTGCATTCTGCACACAACATaaagaaaagacagggagtctgaagaagaggcgtCTGGCACAAGAGAGCGACAAGAGGTGTTACATTTTGGCAGGAAATCATCAGTGACCACGTTTAAGAGGAGTCACTGGACACATGGATCTACCGTCGAGAAAAATGTCTTCAtttatgcgtatatatatacatatatatatatatatatatgtacgtctGTATATACTTGCGGTCAAGCGTTTGATACGCATATGTGCCGATCTACATGTACAGTGCGTtaacaaaagagaaacataGGACCCTTTGCGAGGCTGTCTGTGGCCTCAGCACATTCGCAAAATTTGCAGGTGTCGCACCATagcccgcgcatgcacaagcAAAAGAACGACTGAAGCCCTGTCTCCTAATCTACTTATGAGTATCGATACGTTTGTTTATGAACAGAGAAGTCTCGAGGTATTTGCGCATCCCATCGGCTGGTGCGTCTGTAGTGGAGTGTGAGGTCCACCTTCTTTCTTGGTTTTCCTGGAaaagttttcttctctgcgttcgcaGGTCTTGCGAGTCGCCTCTGCCCATGATGACGACATCCGCTTCGAGAGCTGCCAGGAGGCGCCGCtgttcgcgttcttcttccccctctgtGAGTTGAAGAGAATTGGCTTGCAAGTCCTCAGGGAGTAGATCTTCGGCGAAACCGTCGAGCAAGTGGTGCGGGAAGAAActctgaaaaacgaaaaaaacaacgGCCTCGCACCCAGTTGCTCAGACTCcaagtgaagagaaaagcggcaGATGTCacgacacagaaagacagacacctatacatttacatacaAATGCACAGGATTATGTTTTTTGCCCACATTAATGCATACGCGGGACGATACTTGTACAGATACGTATTACCTACGTATTAGATGAATATAAATGTAAACATacatttgcatatatatatatatatatattatagaTGGATGGatgtgcagagaaacgagaattGCACATCAACGGTAGACACACAGATAGCCCCATagcgacaaagaggaaagggTCAACAGCGTCGCGAGGAATCAGAAAGCGATAAATACAGGCAAAGACaaatagagagagacagatgacTCATGCGAAGGCAACTGAAGAGGGCATACACTGGCTTCGTATTCCTCAGCCTCTTCCCTTGTCGCCGCCCAGCGTGACCGCGACAGCGAGTATGAGAACAATCGAGTTGCCCTGAATGGCCATTTTCTTTTCTGAACGCCCAATGTGTTTCAACCTCCTCACACCCGACAAAACGCTCCCTTacctgaagagaaaacgtttctccCGGCACCCGTCTGTGGCGCCTCCAGCAGCTCTCAAGTCCGTCTGGCGTTGTCATCAGCAGACTCgaactctcttcttctcctctcgcttctctcttttctctcgcttctctctcttcccttcctcgcgcctgatgtctgtacactcgCGAGGCAGAAGCCCCGATGCGGCGACGGGACTCTGGAGGCACTGCCAAGTCGACCATCAGCGCAGGCTTCATCACTCCCCAGGGActgaagcgagaagaagaaagagaagaagcattTTCTCCAGGTTCTCGCTTTACGCGCACAACGAGCGACTCTGAGGCGGCGAGAGGGCGACGGCCATCCCGTCCGTTTGCGGAGTTCGAGGACTTCTTCAAGGACAAGCGGTGAGTGTAGAAGCACTCCAGTGTGTGTGCTACGTAGCCGACGAGACCGGCTTCGAATTCCTCCTCGCCCACAACCAGCAGAGGCTGCGCGTTGTCGCTCGGGGCCTGCGGGGAGAAAAACAGCCACAGACGGAATCGAACAGGCGCAAAAAAGAAACGGTGAAACGCTGCAGTTGGAAGACGCTCTGGAAGAGGatgcgaaagagaggaggtCGGACCTCGTGTTTCGCAGCCGTTGCTGCGAAAGCgagatcttcttcatccgcgagagaaaagagaaaagacagcgaagtgcgagaagagagaggggagacaggagacagagcgaagacagagacgacagagaggagaaatgagggagagaagcttgTGAGATGAGAGGTGGTGGCGACCGCGAAAGTTTGTGAGAAAATGGTGTTTTTTCAAGTGTACGCTGAATACCGCTTGGCGCACTCAACTTGGTCATGAGAAGGGAACAGAACTTGACCAGGTAGCAGAAGATCCAGATCTGACTCAGGAGTTCGGTTTGATAAACTCTTCTTCCCAAAAGAAGCTTAGAGAGAATCTCGTCACCGATTTTATCACAGGACGTGTCTCCACTCAGAGACGCCATCGTCACGGAGGCAGGCCGACTCTCCGACTTAAATTGAGATTATGTTATTGGAAACGAAACAAAGTGGACCTTTGTAGACCAAGATCGAACTCCCATCAGAGTAGGGGACCACAGGATTTATTTGCTCCGTCCACATGTCGGCAGACATGGATTCCAGGGACTGCACATCCACGGAAATGGCAACGACAACGCTGTACTCAACTCAGtcacctctttctctgcagcctccTGCTCTGTATCCAGTTGTCgatttctgccttctcttctttctctccctctctcgtcctttcctCACTTTTCTCCGATCTGTTTCCCAAACTCCTCTTATCTCCTTtcccccctgtctcctctctcatgtctttcgcttcttctcttctgcgtgaGATCTGCactccgttctctcctctctcctctcctctcttctctcctctcttctctgccctgttctctctcctcctctctgcgtcttaCCGCCATGATCCGCAAGACAGTGTGGAGTTCGTCTGAGTCAAAGGCGCGTTCTGTCCCTTGAAGCATTTGTTGACAGCGGTGGTCGAGTTCGATTCTCGGATCGCTGTCTGCTCGtcccttcgcctccgtctcggttccctccttcttctcctctcgccgccCTCCTCGCTTCGGTGCGGCGTCTGCCCGCCTGCCTTTCCGGCGTTGCGCGCGAGCGTTCCCTGCGTCGCTCCCTTGGGCTTCCTCggctggagaggagacacggcgggaggaggagaaggactgAGAAAGGAGACTTCCTGCGCTGCTTTGCGAAAGCGAGACGGTCTTCGCCTCGTTagtggaaggagaaaagagaccgcTCAAATCGCCGAGAAGgtcgaaaaggagagacgcacacagaggcagcagaggcggcaCAACAacgacagacacacagccctgctctctgcacctctgcagaagaacaacacaaaaacagagagatcctcgtctttctcgcagAAACCACCACGCAGGCCGGGCACGgctggaaagagagaaaccgatCAACTGCTAGAGCGATTAGATGCAAGACGCGTGTGGGTatccagagagaggagcgaataagagaaagaagcccaggtgaagacgcatgcacatatccAGACGTATTCACATATATGCTTTATTTATATCGAACTGAGCACCTGGTAGACGTTGCAGCGACCCATGTACATATGCATGAAACGACACGAATGGGAGGGCAGAAAAATGTGTGAAAGAGTGAAGAGACCGAGGCAGGAGCGGGGAGAGCGAGTGAAGTAAACAAAGTTCTCGAGGCGACACCGCCATACAGAACGCTTGAAAATACGCATAGAGAGGTGCATGTGTAGCGACTAGAAAGGGGAAGCTgcgcctcctcccttcgccACTGGAAATGTCACGcgtgagagaaaaaacgctcGCGCATAAAAGGGTCtgtgtcgtttctctctgcgaaCGGACCTGAATCAGCGCCGGCGTCTTGACAGCCacacagacggagaggaaaacaacaAAGTCGCTGAGAATCTCCCGCCCGGCCTCCGCCCCCCGCtcagcatgcagagacgacagcgaagaagagagagaagaagcgagagacgaagagagagtgTGAGGACTGGGCGTCTTTGGTGAGTCTGAGGAAGACCTCAGAGTCATCAGAGGGAGGGGtggaagctgaagaaggtaAGGACCCTGCGGCGGAGGAATGCCCTGAGGACGGAGCagcggaaagaaagaagcaatTGCAGACGCCAGTGGAGAgtgaagcgagaggaaaacgaaagtcCAGAAGATCTGTTTGAACGCGGGAAACAGTCCGCAAaccgagaaaagaggaaatgctacgcagaggagacaaggaatCGAGAGCAAAGGCAAAGTTGAAGGAGAACGTTTCCCTTCGCATATCGAACGAGGCAACGCATGTGGGTGTGCATCAGTACGAAGGGAAATTGTGCCCAGCTCGACCGCGGCGTTTTTCTGAACCGATACtcatgcatgtatatgtgtgttttttcttgccCCAACAAGGGATGCCTTCAAACACAAGACTGGGTTTCATAAAGGCACTCCGTGGGGTCTTTTTATTGACTCCACTCATTGGGTCCGTCTTTGCGATGAACTATTGGCTAACCTGAACTGCCCAACGACAAAGGAAATGAATGCTGATTTCCAGGAGCgaagcgacgcatgcaatgTCTGCATCAGTCGACGCGGAGACGCCCCCTCGTGCGACTTACAGACTGATACATGTGGACGATCCactgaagcgagagaaagggtACAGCGTTTTCTCGCAGCGCTTCGAGACCCGCGAGGAAATTGAAaaacctttcttctcttcttctctgtttctctgtcgcctcttcggCGGGCTGGTCCTCGCCAGCCGACGCACGCCAGCGGTCTTCCCCGGAAGCGCGCCGAGAGCGCTCAGCTCGCAGGGGAATTCGATTTGCAAGGTGTCTCTGCGTGGCTAGTTGGGCTCCCAGGCGACAAGGAGACACTTCGCTTCGGGACAGCCGCGGTCGGAGGCAGCGCTCCAGCGCCCGAGGCGAACAGACGACGACGTGGCTGACAGGCAGGCCGACTCGAGGATCctctgaagaaagaagagagcagatgAAACGCGAAGACGCGTTGGTCTTCCtgtggcgcatgcatgctgcCTCGCACCTGAGGGAAACGTTTTTGAGTCTCGCCctgaaaacggagagacatGTCCACATCCCCATGTCAggtctcttgtcttttctctcaagCATGAAGAAACTTTCCGCGGTCCTCGGCTCTGCCTGCGGcacctttctcttcctccatatccctctctgctttcaacttctgtctgttcgatctcttcccttctccgtctgtgtcCGCGGCAcctgcatcttctctcttcctcgcgtcaATCCCTGCCCTCCTCTGTTCGCGTGTCTATGCTTGTCTatgccttttttttctcctcatcTGTCTCTAGCTAGAAGGAATCAAGCACAGTGAACTTCATATACGGCAATGAATCCCGGACAAATATGGACAAGAAATTGGATTTTATTTTCGCGAAAAAGTTCAAATTCATGCGTTTTTCAGTTGTAGAGTCTCTATGACTTCGTGTTCAAATGTTCAAGTTGATAGATTTTGACTGgtctcgttgtcttctctcctcctc
This window of the Toxoplasma gondii ME49 chromosome VI, whole genome shotgun sequence genome carries:
- a CDS encoding hypothetical protein (encoded by transcript TGME49_244300) codes for the protein MSHEQRRGGTPPPSSGSAISSLFRGHQFFLLGFDGPCIYEDAALSLAAQASDGVSVLSSSSSASLPASFDRPSGLRARDRGHREDLLLRQAAAEGAAAGLLDTLASARDRRGTGGDCGGSGSEEREALERRKLELERLASAASDLREAMERVIEQHSGRVVSRRSPGQSSSDGEKRRQRRGENEGREEEMQEEEERFTDGADAAAQNDETALAASERSLEALVSADFVICNYGAAFVALRRLVERLDMNATASELGDARNAGQAFARKEGDPELEEVALCPASLRRLTQRGWNGLGEFGEAAAGALSGVSSFRPLKKSVFLDRRRLLSPFWLFCCVADSTLYHPLYSPFFSVSASFHPALPPLLPSPFSLETSGSSSAPPFSVSFPSSSSSSSACCESMGGENKETDGKARDVVRIFLLGSTGGKRRVRLGPAVALRKKQRREEEREREEERGETSSSDEGGDGWFERFGLLDRRDLEAEENVERKRRAERAEKQRNRQRHENGRRVRTQTDFVLLSQVLACCGAQVVTRREIEALGARRQENRVREDPRVGLPVSHVVVCSPRALERCLRPRLSRSEVSPCRLGAQLATQRHLANRIPLRAERSRRASGEDRWRASAGEDQPAEEATEKQRRREERFFNFLAGLEALRENAVPFLSLQWIVHMYQSGIPPPQGPYLLQLPPLPLMTLRSSSDSPKTPSPHTLSSSLASSLSSSLSSLHAERGAEAGREILSDFVVFLSVCVAVKTPALIQRCREQGCVSVVVVPPLLPLCASLLFDLLGDLSGLFSPSTNEAKTVSLSQSSAGSLLSQSFSSSRRVSSPAEEAQGSDAGNARAQRRKGRRADAAPKRGGRREEKKEGTETEAKGRADSDPRIELDHRCQQMLQGTERAFDSDELHTVLRIMAAPSDNAQPLLVVGEEEFEAGLVGYVAHTLECFYTHRLSLKKSSNSANGRDGRRPLAASESLVVRVKREPGENASSLSSSRFSPWGVMKPALMVDLAVPPESRRRIGASASRVYRHQARGREEREAREKREARGEEESSSLLMTTPDGLESCWRRHRRVPGETFSLQSFFPHHLLDGFAEDLLPEDLQANSLQLTEGEEEREQRRLLAALEADVVIMGRGDSQDLRTQRRKLFQENQERRMQEALRCHELYLEAGRKWRELLQESERKAG